From one Amia ocellicauda isolate fAmiCal2 chromosome 17, fAmiCal2.hap1, whole genome shotgun sequence genomic stretch:
- the LOC136712527 gene encoding cytochrome P450 3A27 isoform X1 — translation MCGFAACLSAETWTLLAVVCALVLAYGIWPHGFFNKFGIPGPRPLPFLGSFFEYRKGLHKFDLECFQKYGKIWGIFEGRKPLLFTMDTSMIKSIMVKECYSLFTNRRDMKLMGPMYDSLTVVKDEKWKRIRSVISPSFTSGRLKDVFPIVKQYADTLVTNLQNKDQTVQIKDFIGPYSMDVVTSTSFSVNVDSLNNPNDPFLINIKKMLKFSLFNPLIFIITLFPFTVPLMEKMNFTLFPEVMSTFFYESLQKIKSERQKTSHRSRVDFLQLMIDSQITDEKAEEESAKGLTDHEILSQSMIFIFAGYETTSTSLSFLAYNLATNPDCMKKLQAEIDETFPDKACVTYEALMQMEYLDMVISESLRLYPAAPRLERACKQTVEINGVTIPKGVLVIIPVYALHRDPQHWSDPELFNPERFSKANKESMDPYAYMPFGVGPRNCVGMRFALMVMKMGIVQLLQSYSLETCKETQIPLEVNMLFQPKPITLRLAPRTPTKSP, via the exons CTGTCGGCGGAGACCTGGACTCTGCTGGCGGTTGTGTGTGCGCTTGTCCTGGC GTATGGCATCTGGCCTCATGGCTTCTTTAACAAGTTTGGCATCCCTGGGCCCAGACCCCTGCCCTTTCTTGGATCATTTTTTGAATATAGGAAG GGTTTACATAAGTTTGACCTGGAGTGCTTCCAAAAATATGGAAAAATCTGGGG GATTTTTGAGGGCAGGAAACCATTATTGTTCACCATGGACACTTCAATGATCAAGAGCATTATGGTGAAGGAGTGCTATTCCCTTTTCACAAACCGCAGG GATATGAAGCTGATGGGCCCTATGTATGATTCCCTGACCGTAGTCAAGGATGAGAAATGGAAACGGATCCGAAGCGTGATCTCTCCCTCCTTCACCAGTGGACGACTGAAAGAT GTATTTCCAATTGTAAAACAATATGCTGATACTTTGGTAACaaatttacaaaacaaagaCCAGACTGTACAAATAAAAGA TTTCATTGGTCCATACAGTATGGATGTTGTTACCAGCACTTCCTTCAGTGTCAACGTGGACTCTCTCAACAACCCCAATGACCCCTTTCTGATCAACATCAAGAAAATGCTGAAATTTAGCCTCTTTAACCCTTTGATATTTATCATCA CTCTGTTTCCATTCACCGTTCCACTGATGGAAAAGATGAACTTCACCCTTTTTCCTGAAGTGATGTCTACCTTCTTCTATGAGTCCCTTCAGAAGATAAAGTCAGAACGGCAGAAAACCAGTCATAGG AGTCGAGTGGATTTTCTGCAGCTGATGATTGATTCTCAAATAACTGATGAAAAAGCAGAGGAGGAATCAGCCAAAG GTCTGACAGACCATGAGATCCTCTCTCAGTCCATGATTTTCATTTTTGCTGGCTATGAGACGACCAGCACCTCCCTTTCGTTCCTTGCATATAATCTGGCAACCAATCCAGACTGTATGAAGAAACTGCAGGCGGAGATTGATGAAACCTTTCCAGACAAG GCCTGTGTGACATATGAGGCACTGATGCAGATGGAGTACCTGGACATGGTCATCAGCGAGTCTCTCCGTCTCTACCCCGCTGCCCCGCGCCTGGAGAGAGCCTGCAAGCAGACTGTGGAGATCAACGGGGTGACGATCCCCAAGGGAGTCCTTGTCATCATCCCCGTCTACGCTCTGCATCGCGACCCACAGCACTGGTCAGACCCTGAGCTTTTCAACCCTGAAAG GTTTAGCAAAGCTAACAAGGAAAGTATGGATCCCTATGCGTACATGCCATTTGGAGTTGGACCTCGCAATTGTGTTGGCATGAGGTTTGCCCTCATGGTCATGAAAATGGGAATTGTGCAGCTGCTTCAGAGCTACAGCTTGGAGACCTGCAAGGAGACTCAG atcCCTCTTGAAGTAAACATGCTATTTCAGCCAAAACCCATCACACTGAGACTCGCCCCAAGAACTCCCACAAAAAGTCCCTAA
- the LOC136712527 gene encoding cytochrome P450 3A27 isoform X3: MCGFAACLSAETWTLLAVVCALVLAYGIWPHGFFNKFGIPGPRPLPFLGSFFEYRKGLHKFDLECFQKYGKIWGIFEGRKPLLFTMDTSMIKSIMVKECYSLFTNRRDMKLMGPMYDSLTVVKDEKWKRIRSVISPSFTSGRLKDSRVDFLQLMIDSQITDEKAEEESAKGLTDHEILSQSMIFIFAGYETTSTSLSFLAYNLATNPDCMKKLQAEIDETFPDKACVTYEALMQMEYLDMVISESLRLYPAAPRLERACKQTVEINGVTIPKGVLVIIPVYALHRDPQHWSDPELFNPERFSKANKESMDPYAYMPFGVGPRNCVGMRFALMVMKMGIVQLLQSYSLETCKETQIPLEVNMLFQPKPITLRLAPRTPTKSP, encoded by the exons CTGTCGGCGGAGACCTGGACTCTGCTGGCGGTTGTGTGTGCGCTTGTCCTGGC GTATGGCATCTGGCCTCATGGCTTCTTTAACAAGTTTGGCATCCCTGGGCCCAGACCCCTGCCCTTTCTTGGATCATTTTTTGAATATAGGAAG GGTTTACATAAGTTTGACCTGGAGTGCTTCCAAAAATATGGAAAAATCTGGGG GATTTTTGAGGGCAGGAAACCATTATTGTTCACCATGGACACTTCAATGATCAAGAGCATTATGGTGAAGGAGTGCTATTCCCTTTTCACAAACCGCAGG GATATGAAGCTGATGGGCCCTATGTATGATTCCCTGACCGTAGTCAAGGATGAGAAATGGAAACGGATCCGAAGCGTGATCTCTCCCTCCTTCACCAGTGGACGACTGAAAGAT AGTCGAGTGGATTTTCTGCAGCTGATGATTGATTCTCAAATAACTGATGAAAAAGCAGAGGAGGAATCAGCCAAAG GTCTGACAGACCATGAGATCCTCTCTCAGTCCATGATTTTCATTTTTGCTGGCTATGAGACGACCAGCACCTCCCTTTCGTTCCTTGCATATAATCTGGCAACCAATCCAGACTGTATGAAGAAACTGCAGGCGGAGATTGATGAAACCTTTCCAGACAAG GCCTGTGTGACATATGAGGCACTGATGCAGATGGAGTACCTGGACATGGTCATCAGCGAGTCTCTCCGTCTCTACCCCGCTGCCCCGCGCCTGGAGAGAGCCTGCAAGCAGACTGTGGAGATCAACGGGGTGACGATCCCCAAGGGAGTCCTTGTCATCATCCCCGTCTACGCTCTGCATCGCGACCCACAGCACTGGTCAGACCCTGAGCTTTTCAACCCTGAAAG GTTTAGCAAAGCTAACAAGGAAAGTATGGATCCCTATGCGTACATGCCATTTGGAGTTGGACCTCGCAATTGTGTTGGCATGAGGTTTGCCCTCATGGTCATGAAAATGGGAATTGTGCAGCTGCTTCAGAGCTACAGCTTGGAGACCTGCAAGGAGACTCAG atcCCTCTTGAAGTAAACATGCTATTTCAGCCAAAACCCATCACACTGAGACTCGCCCCAAGAACTCCCACAAAAAGTCCCTAA
- the LOC136712527 gene encoding cytochrome P450 3A27 isoform X2 encodes MYGIWPHGFFNKFGIPGPRPLPFLGSFFEYRKGLHKFDLECFQKYGKIWGIFEGRKPLLFTMDTSMIKSIMVKECYSLFTNRRDMKLMGPMYDSLTVVKDEKWKRIRSVISPSFTSGRLKDVFPIVKQYADTLVTNLQNKDQTVQIKDFIGPYSMDVVTSTSFSVNVDSLNNPNDPFLINIKKMLKFSLFNPLIFIITLFPFTVPLMEKMNFTLFPEVMSTFFYESLQKIKSERQKTSHRSRVDFLQLMIDSQITDEKAEEESAKGLTDHEILSQSMIFIFAGYETTSTSLSFLAYNLATNPDCMKKLQAEIDETFPDKACVTYEALMQMEYLDMVISESLRLYPAAPRLERACKQTVEINGVTIPKGVLVIIPVYALHRDPQHWSDPELFNPERFSKANKESMDPYAYMPFGVGPRNCVGMRFALMVMKMGIVQLLQSYSLETCKETQIPLEVNMLFQPKPITLRLAPRTPTKSP; translated from the exons AT GTATGGCATCTGGCCTCATGGCTTCTTTAACAAGTTTGGCATCCCTGGGCCCAGACCCCTGCCCTTTCTTGGATCATTTTTTGAATATAGGAAG GGTTTACATAAGTTTGACCTGGAGTGCTTCCAAAAATATGGAAAAATCTGGGG GATTTTTGAGGGCAGGAAACCATTATTGTTCACCATGGACACTTCAATGATCAAGAGCATTATGGTGAAGGAGTGCTATTCCCTTTTCACAAACCGCAGG GATATGAAGCTGATGGGCCCTATGTATGATTCCCTGACCGTAGTCAAGGATGAGAAATGGAAACGGATCCGAAGCGTGATCTCTCCCTCCTTCACCAGTGGACGACTGAAAGAT GTATTTCCAATTGTAAAACAATATGCTGATACTTTGGTAACaaatttacaaaacaaagaCCAGACTGTACAAATAAAAGA TTTCATTGGTCCATACAGTATGGATGTTGTTACCAGCACTTCCTTCAGTGTCAACGTGGACTCTCTCAACAACCCCAATGACCCCTTTCTGATCAACATCAAGAAAATGCTGAAATTTAGCCTCTTTAACCCTTTGATATTTATCATCA CTCTGTTTCCATTCACCGTTCCACTGATGGAAAAGATGAACTTCACCCTTTTTCCTGAAGTGATGTCTACCTTCTTCTATGAGTCCCTTCAGAAGATAAAGTCAGAACGGCAGAAAACCAGTCATAGG AGTCGAGTGGATTTTCTGCAGCTGATGATTGATTCTCAAATAACTGATGAAAAAGCAGAGGAGGAATCAGCCAAAG GTCTGACAGACCATGAGATCCTCTCTCAGTCCATGATTTTCATTTTTGCTGGCTATGAGACGACCAGCACCTCCCTTTCGTTCCTTGCATATAATCTGGCAACCAATCCAGACTGTATGAAGAAACTGCAGGCGGAGATTGATGAAACCTTTCCAGACAAG GCCTGTGTGACATATGAGGCACTGATGCAGATGGAGTACCTGGACATGGTCATCAGCGAGTCTCTCCGTCTCTACCCCGCTGCCCCGCGCCTGGAGAGAGCCTGCAAGCAGACTGTGGAGATCAACGGGGTGACGATCCCCAAGGGAGTCCTTGTCATCATCCCCGTCTACGCTCTGCATCGCGACCCACAGCACTGGTCAGACCCTGAGCTTTTCAACCCTGAAAG GTTTAGCAAAGCTAACAAGGAAAGTATGGATCCCTATGCGTACATGCCATTTGGAGTTGGACCTCGCAATTGTGTTGGCATGAGGTTTGCCCTCATGGTCATGAAAATGGGAATTGTGCAGCTGCTTCAGAGCTACAGCTTGGAGACCTGCAAGGAGACTCAG atcCCTCTTGAAGTAAACATGCTATTTCAGCCAAAACCCATCACACTGAGACTCGCCCCAAGAACTCCCACAAAAAGTCCCTAA